One window from the genome of Paraclostridium sordellii encodes:
- the dpaL gene encoding diaminopropionate ammonia-lyase, whose protein sequence is MKDIKYIQNENARNLHKSKTSIDFLNKEEIEKIREFHKSFSEYKVTPLHSLNNLAKEFGVSDIWIKDESYRFGLNAFKSLGGSYAIGKYLAKKLNMDISELSFEILNSQYIKEKLGDITFVTATDGNHGRGIAWAANQIGQKSVVFMPKGSSEIRLNNIKKEGAKASITDLNYDDAVRLATKYAHENNGVIIQDTAWDGYEEIPTWIMQGYVTLIDEAIEQINSLNKGIPTHVFLQAGVGSFAGTVQGYLEYVFGNNRPITTIVEPSEAACIFKSAEINDQKPHAVTGFMETIMAGLNCGEPNTIGWNILRDYSDMYISCPDYVSARAMRILANPLKGDPKVISGESGAVGLGVLSLILEEDSLKEIADKLNINKDSKILIISTEGDTDPENYKRIVWDGAYTSI, encoded by the coding sequence ATAAAAGATATTAAATATATACAAAATGAAAACGCGAGAAATTTACACAAATCTAAAACGAGTATAGACTTTCTTAACAAAGAAGAAATAGAAAAAATTAGAGAATTTCATAAGAGTTTTTCAGAATATAAAGTAACTCCCCTTCACAGTTTAAATAATTTAGCGAAGGAATTCGGTGTTAGTGATATATGGATAAAAGATGAGTCTTATAGATTTGGACTTAATGCATTTAAAAGTCTTGGTGGTTCATATGCTATTGGAAAATATCTAGCAAAAAAACTAAATATGGATATTTCAGAACTTTCTTTTGAAATATTAAATAGTCAATATATAAAAGAAAAGCTTGGAGATATAACTTTCGTAACAGCAACTGATGGAAATCATGGGAGAGGAATTGCTTGGGCTGCGAATCAAATTGGACAAAAATCAGTAGTATTTATGCCAAAAGGATCTTCTGAGATAAGATTAAATAATATAAAAAAAGAAGGTGCAAAAGCATCTATAACAGACTTAAATTATGATGATGCAGTAAGGTTAGCTACTAAATATGCTCATGAAAATAATGGTGTTATTATACAAGATACTGCTTGGGATGGTTATGAAGAAATTCCAACTTGGATTATGCAAGGATATGTTACTCTTATTGATGAAGCCATTGAGCAAATAAATTCTTTAAATAAGGGAATTCCTACTCATGTATTCCTTCAGGCAGGGGTTGGATCTTTTGCTGGAACTGTACAAGGATATTTAGAATATGTATTTGGCAATAATAGACCAATAACTACTATAGTTGAACCAAGTGAAGCAGCATGTATATTTAAATCAGCAGAAATAAATGATCAAAAACCACATGCTGTTACAGGTTTTATGGAAACTATAATGGCAGGACTTAATTGTGGTGAGCCTAATACTATAGGATGGAATATTTTAAGAGATTATTCTGACATGTATATTTCTTGCCCTGATTATGTATCTGCAAGAGCAATGAGAATACTTGCTAACCCATTAAAAGGAGACCCTAAAGTAATATCTGGAGAATCTGGTGCAGTAGGTCTAGGAGTTTTAAGTTTAATTTTAGAGGAAGATAGTTTAAAAGAAATAGCGGATAAATTAAACATAAATAAAGATTCAAAAATACTTATTATAAGTACAGAAGGTGATACTGATCCTGAAAATTATAAAAGAATAGTATGGGATGGTGCTTATACATCAATTTAA
- a CDS encoding AraC family transcriptional regulator yields the protein MQANNIITNKNKKEITQQGSFEFPITIYKTKISENILGYIDWHWHEELQFCIVTKGNINFNVDGDSIILSEGEGIFINSRQLHQAKNYKGSDCSYICLAFHSDFISSFTGSIINIKYIQPYIDNSRINYCILKNDIKWQSVILNNIFKIYEEYNKKDIGFELQIFILLVEVWNILIKSYFVSFPNDNAKNNSSYIKDIISYICNHYMEKIELNDLAKEVNLSKSTCCREFKKYMSCTIFEYIINYRLVVSSDLLTTTNDSISDIAYQCGFGSTSYFIEKFKMKTGVSPSVYRKQKMNC from the coding sequence ATGCAGGCTAATAATATTATTACTAATAAAAATAAAAAAGAAATAACACAACAGGGTTCATTTGAATTTCCAATTACAATTTATAAAACTAAAATAAGTGAAAATATTTTGGGATATATTGATTGGCACTGGCATGAAGAATTGCAATTTTGTATTGTAACAAAAGGGAATATTAATTTTAATGTTGATGGAGACTCAATAATTTTATCTGAAGGAGAAGGAATATTTATAAATTCAAGACAATTACACCAGGCAAAAAATTATAAGGGAAGTGATTGTTCTTATATATGTTTAGCTTTTCATTCAGATTTTATATCTAGTTTCACAGGCAGTATTATAAATATAAAATATATACAACCTTATATAGATAATTCTAGGATTAATTATTGTATTTTGAAAAATGATATTAAATGGCAATCGGTTATACTAAATAATATTTTTAAAATTTATGAAGAATATAATAAGAAAGATATTGGGTTTGAATTACAAATATTTATATTATTAGTAGAGGTATGGAATATTTTAATAAAATCTTATTTTGTATCATTTCCCAATGATAATGCTAAAAATAATAGTTCGTATATAAAAGATATAATTAGCTATATATGTAATCATTATATGGAAAAAATTGAACTTAATGATTTAGCAAAAGAAGTTAATTTATCTAAAAGTACTTGTTGTCGTGAATTTAAAAAGTATATGAGCTGTACTATTTTTGAATATATTATTAATTACCGATTGGTAGTTAGTTCAGATTTATTAACTACAACTAATGATTCAATTTCAGATATAGCTTATCAGTGTGGATTTGGTAGTACTAGTTATTTTATTGAAAAATTTAAAATGAAAACAGGAGTATCACCATCTGTTTATAGAAAACAAAAAATGAATTGTTGA
- a CDS encoding ABC transporter permease, whose product MRSFITMLKTELKLSLRGLDMFIFAICMPIVVLVVMGIIYGSKPAFEGANYTFLEQSFGAITTIAICAGGVMGLPLVVSDYRSKHILKRFKVTPVNPIVILLVQVTIYALYSLVSMISLFLVSKLFFKFNVQGSILNFILGWLLVMISMFSIGIMVGGISKDSKIAGVIASVLYFPMLIFSGATIPYEVMPNIMKNIVDVFPLTQGIKILKAAILGQYVDNIIIPIVIMLIITAISSIVAIKCFKWE is encoded by the coding sequence ATGAGGTCATTTATTACAATGTTAAAAACAGAGTTGAAGTTATCATTAAGAGGACTGGATATGTTTATATTTGCTATATGCATGCCTATAGTTGTACTTGTAGTAATGGGTATTATTTATGGAAGCAAACCTGCTTTCGAAGGTGCAAATTATACATTTTTAGAGCAATCATTTGGGGCAATAACAACTATTGCAATTTGCGCGGGAGGAGTTATGGGATTACCTTTAGTAGTTTCAGATTATAGAAGTAAGCATATTTTAAAGAGGTTTAAAGTAACACCTGTTAATCCAATAGTTATATTATTAGTACAAGTGACCATATATGCTCTATACTCTTTAGTATCTATGATTTCATTATTTTTAGTATCTAAACTTTTCTTTAAATTTAATGTGCAAGGAAGTATTTTAAACTTCATTTTAGGATGGCTACTTGTTATGATTTCAATGTTTAGTATTGGAATTATGGTTGGTGGTATATCAAAAGATTCAAAAATTGCTGGAGTTATAGCAAGTGTATTATATTTTCCTATGTTGATATTTTCAGGGGCGACAATACCATATGAGGTTATGCCAAATATAATGAAAAACATAGTAGATGTATTTCCGCTTACACAAGGAATAAAAATACTAAAAGCAGCAATTTTAGGACAATATGTTGATAATATTATAATACCAATAGTTATTATGTTAATAATAACTGCTATTTCTTCAATAGTTGCAATTAAGTGCTTTAAATGGGAATAA
- a CDS encoding alpha/beta hydrolase translates to MKKRFVISAGIAGLIGLWFYYRDKKYPLTKGYYLMNKFSIPDKVVTLSNIKLVNKLLSKEGLPKIPDDITREIRYIKTEDKESIPLSIYKLKDMNSNIPCLIYFHGGGFFFKDEAYMHRLVCEYVKKAKCMVVFVHYRTSDEYPFPTPFKDCCNAIEYIWENAKQFNVNKKKIALGGDSAGGALTGSCTLWCRDETNIKPCFQMLIYPVTDLRMQTESMKKYSDCPLWNSSIRKKSWKFYLRNGIKGKKEYISPILAKRFSKLPPAYIEIAQYDCIHDEGIDYAKSLKSAGVKVQLEDVKSVFHGYDAFLNTEITKKMIEKRTKVLYSAFYDKDID, encoded by the coding sequence ATGAAAAAAAGGTTTGTTATATCAGCAGGTATTGCTGGGCTAATAGGATTATGGTTTTATTATCGTGACAAGAAATACCCTTTGACAAAAGGCTATTATCTAATGAATAAATTCAGTATACCAGATAAAGTAGTGACATTATCAAATATAAAATTAGTTAATAAATTATTATCTAAAGAAGGACTACCCAAAATCCCTGATGATATTACCAGAGAAATACGATATATTAAGACTGAGGATAAAGAAAGCATACCTTTAAGCATTTATAAGCTAAAAGATATGAATAGCAATATACCTTGCCTTATTTATTTTCATGGCGGTGGATTTTTCTTTAAAGATGAGGCATACATGCATAGACTTGTTTGTGAATATGTTAAAAAAGCAAAATGTATGGTTGTATTTGTACATTATAGAACTTCTGATGAATATCCATTTCCAACACCGTTTAAAGATTGTTGCAATGCAATTGAATATATATGGGAAAATGCTAAACAATTTAACGTAAACAAAAAGAAAATTGCATTAGGTGGAGATAGTGCTGGAGGTGCATTAACAGGTTCGTGTACACTATGGTGTAGAGATGAAACTAACATAAAACCGTGTTTTCAAATGTTGATTTATCCAGTAACTGATTTACGTATGCAAACTGAATCTATGAAAAAATATTCAGACTGTCCTCTATGGAATTCTTCTATAAGAAAAAAGTCGTGGAAATTCTATTTGAGAAATGGAATTAAGGGAAAGAAAGAGTATATAAGCCCAATTTTGGCAAAAAGATTTTCAAAATTGCCACCTGCATATATAGAGATAGCCCAATATGATTGTATTCATGATGAAGGTATAGATTATGCTAAATCTTTGAAATCAGCAGGGGTAAAGGTTCAGTTAGAAGATGTTAAAAGTGTTTTTCATGGCTATGATGCATTTTTAAACACTGAGATAACAAAGAAAATGATTGAAAAACGTACTAAAGTTTTATACTCTGCATTTTATGATAAGGATATAGATTAA
- a CDS encoding ABC-F family ATP-binding cassette domain-containing protein gives MIKIDNLSYSFPQRDLYNKVSFTLEDGQHCAFIGASGSGKSTLIDIIMDPEKYMFDGNLEMDPNLRIGYVSQFSQLDKIKEITVFEYIAQEFIKLQDEITSICSEMENSTDIDALLEKYQEALDAFDAIDGDDYESNINKKLNVANLAKHKDKMISELSGGEFKLIQVIKEMLNNPDLMIMDEPDVFLDFENLNALKDLINSHKKTILVITHNRYLLNHCFNKIIHLENTELQEFDGRYMDYNFSLLQTKIELQEMSIADEEEIARNEALIEILREKATYNAESSRGRALKARVKIQERLEAKRIKAPFVDIKQPYINLETNNEIEETIALEACDFGVSFDEVLLENVNFEIKSTDKVAIIGTNGVGKTTLLKEIFKNNNESIKINENIKLAYLSQMQSEVVNESNTILEEFYDVGFETYGEIRKYVSRYGFGSDILTQKIESLSGGEKNILQLAKVSASKANMLLMDEPTSHLDIYSQMALEKAIADYKGAILMISHDYHFIVNCADYVLLIEDKTVRKMSMRKFRKMIYANHFDKDYLQIEEKKKAVEMEIASALKDTDFERAKTLSTKLEELIKSL, from the coding sequence ATGATAAAAATTGACAACTTGTCCTATTCATTTCCGCAAAGAGATCTATATAATAAGGTTTCATTTACATTAGAAGATGGACAACATTGTGCTTTTATAGGAGCAAGTGGTAGCGGAAAAAGCACACTTATAGATATAATAATGGATCCAGAAAAATATATGTTTGATGGTAATTTAGAAATGGATCCAAATTTAAGAATTGGTTATGTAAGTCAGTTCTCACAACTAGATAAAATAAAAGAAATTACAGTTTTTGAATATATAGCACAAGAGTTTATAAAGCTACAAGATGAAATAACATCTATTTGTAGTGAAATGGAAAACTCTACTGATATTGATGCTTTACTAGAAAAGTACCAAGAAGCTTTAGATGCATTTGATGCAATTGATGGTGATGATTATGAAAGTAACATTAATAAGAAACTAAATGTTGCAAATTTAGCTAAGCATAAAGATAAAATGATATCTGAACTTAGTGGTGGAGAATTTAAACTTATTCAAGTTATTAAAGAAATGCTTAATAACCCAGATTTAATGATTATGGATGAGCCAGATGTGTTCTTAGATTTTGAGAACCTTAATGCTCTTAAAGATTTAATTAATTCTCATAAGAAAACAATTTTAGTTATTACACACAACAGATATTTATTAAATCATTGCTTTAATAAAATTATCCACCTTGAAAATACAGAGCTACAAGAATTTGATGGTAGATATATGGATTACAACTTCTCTCTTCTTCAAACTAAAATCGAGTTACAAGAAATGTCTATTGCTGATGAAGAAGAAATTGCAAGAAATGAAGCTTTAATAGAAATATTAAGAGAAAAAGCAACTTATAATGCTGAATCTTCTAGAGGTAGAGCTCTAAAGGCTAGAGTTAAAATTCAAGAAAGATTAGAAGCTAAAAGAATTAAAGCACCATTTGTAGATATTAAACAACCATATATCAATTTAGAAACAAATAATGAAATTGAAGAAACTATTGCTCTAGAAGCTTGTGACTTTGGTGTATCATTTGATGAAGTTCTTTTAGAAAACGTTAACTTCGAGATAAAATCTACTGATAAAGTAGCTATTATTGGTACAAACGGTGTAGGAAAAACTACTTTATTAAAAGAAATATTTAAAAATAATAATGAATCTATTAAAATAAATGAAAATATTAAGCTAGCTTACTTATCTCAAATGCAAAGTGAGGTAGTAAATGAGTCTAATACAATACTTGAAGAGTTTTATGATGTTGGATTTGAGACTTATGGTGAAATTAGAAAATATGTTTCAAGATATGGTTTTGGTTCAGATATACTTACACAAAAGATTGAGTCTTTATCTGGTGGAGAAAAAAATATACTTCAATTGGCTAAGGTTTCTGCTAGTAAAGCAAATATGTTATTAATGGATGAACCTACAAGCCACTTAGATATTTATTCTCAAATGGCTCTAGAAAAAGCCATAGCAGATTACAAAGGTGCTATTTTAATGATTTCTCATGATTATCATTTTATAGTTAACTGTGCGGATTATGTTTTACTTATTGAAGATAAGACAGTTAGAAAAATGAGTATGCGTAAGTTTAGAAAGATGATTTATGCTAATCATTTTGACAAAGATTATTTACAGATTGAAGAAAAGAAAAAAGCAGTTGAAATGGAAATAGCTTCTGCTTTAAAGGATACTGATTTTGAACGTGCAAAAACTTTATCTACAAAGTTAGAAGAGTTAATTAAATCACTTTAA
- a CDS encoding BtrH N-terminal domain-containing protein: MKKIIENFKPTGGKHCITTALKQVFNYYDYPITEEMIFGIGSGLSFCYINLDKSPMVSGRTKPFEFEKKLGERLNIEIKCKSSGKYKSAFDKTIKLLNEDKPVLIYADMPYLDYLNLDEDNHFGGHAIVIFGYDDENEKFYISDRDNSDYAIRTPKGNISEDFHLVAYDQVEMARNSNHRPFPAKNKYLDINFNEHTTITKSIIFSAINETCENMLNAPAQLLGLNGIKKFSKEVLKWDKFDDVKLNIAGITNYFQISADGGTGGGIFRKMYGEFLIQSSNIIEIEDFKEIGNKYISVSNKWDKVGNLMWELSETLNRNLLKELSVLIKDIYDEEYTILSKLKEIVNK; this comes from the coding sequence ATGAAGAAAATAATTGAGAATTTTAAACCTACAGGTGGTAAGCATTGTATTACAACTGCATTAAAACAAGTATTTAACTATTATGATTATCCGATAACAGAGGAAATGATTTTTGGTATTGGTTCTGGATTATCATTTTGTTATATAAATCTTGATAAATCACCTATGGTATCAGGAAGAACAAAACCTTTTGAATTTGAAAAAAAACTTGGGGAAAGACTTAATATTGAAATTAAATGCAAATCAAGTGGTAAGTATAAGTCTGCATTTGATAAAACCATTAAACTTTTAAATGAAGATAAACCAGTTTTGATATACGCTGATATGCCTTATCTTGATTATCTAAATTTGGATGAAGATAACCATTTTGGTGGACATGCTATAGTTATCTTTGGATACGATGATGAAAATGAAAAATTCTATATAAGTGATAGAGATAACTCTGACTACGCTATTAGAACCCCTAAAGGAAATATTTCAGAAGACTTTCATTTAGTGGCTTATGACCAAGTAGAGATGGCTCGTAATAGTAATCATAGACCATTTCCTGCTAAAAATAAATACCTCGATATAAATTTTAACGAACATACTACTATAACTAAATCTATAATATTTTCAGCAATAAATGAAACTTGCGAAAATATGTTAAATGCTCCAGCACAACTATTAGGATTGAATGGTATAAAGAAGTTTTCTAAAGAAGTTTTAAAGTGGGATAAATTTGATGATGTAAAACTTAATATAGCAGGTATTACTAACTATTTTCAAATAAGTGCTGATGGTGGAACAGGTGGAGGAATTTTTAGAAAAATGTATGGAGAGTTCTTAATACAATCAAGTAACATAATTGAAATCGAGGATTTTAAAGAGATAGGAAATAAATATATATCTGTATCAAATAAATGGGATAAGGTTGGAAATTTAATGTGGGAGTTGTCAGAAACATTGAATAGAAATCTTTTGAAAGAACTTTCAGTGTTGATAAAAGATATATATGACGAAGAATATACTATTTTAAGTAAACTAAAAGAAATTGTAAATAAATAG
- a CDS encoding alpha/beta fold hydrolase yields MQRILIHGLGQNSSSFNETTSYMIGQDNIVCPELSSFVKGENVGYSNLYKAFSDYCNSISEPLDLCGLSLGAVLALNYAIDNPKKVNSLVLIAAQYEMPKTLLKLQNIVFKFIPEKSFKSMGIKKNDFIKLTNSMMDLNFNEGLKNISCPVLLLCGEKDKANKKATKNLAESIPKAEMKFIKNAKHEVNNDAPEKLADILNDFYYGKQIIKV; encoded by the coding sequence ATGCAACGTATACTAATTCATGGTCTAGGACAAAATTCATCAAGCTTTAATGAAACAACTTCATATATGATTGGACAAGACAATATTGTTTGTCCAGAGTTATCTTCATTTGTTAAGGGAGAAAACGTAGGATATTCAAATCTGTATAAAGCTTTTTCAGATTATTGTAATAGTATTTCAGAACCACTAGATCTATGTGGGCTTTCATTGGGGGCAGTTCTTGCATTAAATTATGCTATAGATAATCCTAAAAAAGTTAATTCATTAGTATTAATAGCGGCACAATATGAAATGCCCAAAACATTACTTAAGCTACAAAATATTGTTTTTAAGTTTATACCAGAGAAGTCATTTAAAAGTATGGGGATAAAGAAGAATGATTTTATTAAACTGACAAATTCAATGATGGATTTAAATTTTAATGAAGGTTTAAAAAATATTTCATGCCCAGTTTTATTGCTTTGTGGAGAAAAAGATAAGGCAAATAAAAAGGCTACAAAAAATTTAGCTGAAAGTATACCAAAAGCAGAAATGAAATTTATAAAAAATGCTAAACATGAAGTAAATAATGATGCTCCAGAGAAATTAGCAGATATACTTAATGATTTTTACTATGGAAAGCAGATAATAAAAGTATAG
- a CDS encoding ATP-binding protein, whose translation MISIKEQLMKRNKNFIESQQKKSLKNLKSSLKKIQSYNCDKCRDLTFILDGDVAVSCDCRSLRQTESILKLSGISEEFRKKTFDSFNYAYDIQTIDAYSKAIGYYSSFLDIRSSRKNSIMFLGQVGSGKTHLSLAIANKLMDDGFGVLYMPYRDVITRIKQNVMNGEEYERIVNRYKNAKVLLIDDLFKGSISKSDVNIVFEIVNFRYFNNLPMIVSCEKGVDELLDIDEAIGSRLIEMSKDYLVEMKGRKLNFRVYG comes from the coding sequence ATGATAAGTATCAAAGAGCAGTTGATGAAGAGGAACAAGAATTTTATAGAAAGCCAACAGAAAAAGAGCTTAAAGAATTTAAAAAGTTCCTTGAAGAAAATACAAAGCTATAATTGTGATAAATGTCGTGATTTAACTTTTATATTAGATGGTGATGTTGCTGTTTCTTGTGATTGTAGAAGTTTAAGACAAACTGAGAGTATTTTAAAGTTAAGTGGGATAAGTGAGGAGTTTAGGAAAAAGACTTTTGATAGTTTTAATTATGCTTATGATATACAGACTATTGATGCTTATAGTAAGGCTATTGGGTATTATAGTAGTTTTTTAGATATTAGAAGTAGTAGGAAAAATTCTATTATGTTTTTAGGGCAAGTGGGTTCGGGGAAAACTCACTTGTCCCTGGCTATAGCCAATAAGCTTATGGATGATGGTTTTGGTGTTTTGTATATGCCATATAGGGACGTTATAACTAGGATTAAGCAAAATGTAATGAATGGTGAGGAGTATGAGAGGATTGTTAATAGGTATAAAAATGCTAAAGTTCTTTTGATTGATGATTTGTTTAAGGGGAGTATTAGTAAAAGTGATGTTAATATTGTCTTTGAAATAGTTAATTTTAGGTATTTTAATAATTTGCCTATGATTGTAAGTTGTGAAAAGGGTGTAGATGAGTTGTTGGATATTGATGAGGCAATTGGTAGTAGGTTAATTGAGATGAGCAAGGATTATTTGGTTGAGATGAAGGGGAGAAAGCTTAATTTTAGGGTTTATGGATAA
- a CDS encoding DnaD domain protein, producing the protein MAVYRHIHIDFWQDGFVLDLTPEEKYFYMYLMTNSKTSQCGIYELPKRIMETETGYNRETIEKLISRFKEYEKIIYCEETKEIFLLNWMKHNKANSPQVKKCIEKELNKIKNKEFIGVFLDVCKEIKYSIDTLSIDYGEKEKEEKKEKQKYKEKDENEKINLSMYIKNNISQYAKLYEENIGLINGIASEWLIEVSENVDIRLFKKALEIATCNSCCNQGYVNGILKQWRSNNIRSLEDLNAYKLNKDKKGGANHDKYQRAVDEEEQEFYRKPTEKELKEFKKFLEENTKL; encoded by the coding sequence ATGGCAGTTTACAGGCATATACACATAGATTTTTGGCAAGATGGTTTTGTACTTGATTTAACACCAGAGGAGAAGTACTTTTATATGTATTTAATGACTAATAGTAAGACAAGTCAATGTGGAATTTATGAGCTTCCTAAAAGGATTATGGAAACAGAGACAGGATATAACAGAGAAACTATTGAGAAGCTAATTTCTAGGTTTAAGGAGTATGAAAAGATTATTTACTGTGAAGAGACTAAGGAGATTTTTCTTTTAAATTGGATGAAGCATAATAAGGCAAATAGTCCACAGGTTAAAAAGTGTATAGAAAAAGAATTAAATAAGATTAAGAATAAAGAGTTTATAGGTGTATTTTTAGATGTATGCAAAGAGATTAAATATAGTATAGATACCCTATCTATAGACTATGGGGAAAAAGAAAAAGAAGAAAAAAAAGAAAAACAAAAATATAAAGAAAAAGACGAAAATGAAAAAATTAATTTAAGTATGTATATAAAAAATAATATAAGTCAGTATGCTAAGCTTTATGAAGAAAATATAGGACTTATTAATGGGATAGCTAGTGAATGGTTAATTGAAGTTAGTGAAAATGTTGATATTAGATTGTTTAAAAAAGCTTTAGAGATAGCTACTTGTAATAGTTGTTGTAATCAGGGTTATGTTAATGGGATTTTAAAGCAGTGGAGAAGTAATAATATTAGGAGTTTAGAAGATTTAAATGCCTATAAGTTAAATAAGGATAAAAAAGGGGGAGCTAATCATGATAAGTATCAAAGAGCAGTTGATGAAGAGGAACAAGAATTTTATAGAAAGCCAACAGAAAAAGAGCTTAAAGAATTTAAAAAGTTCCTTGAAGAAAATACAAAGCTATAA
- a CDS encoding ABC transporter ATP-binding protein produces MDYAIKVDKLSKNYQSYVAVDNLSFEVKKGTVFGLLGANGAGKSTSIECILGTKKIDKGEVSILGLNPIYNRKELFERVGVQFQEANYQENIRVEELCEVTSSLYKNPANYKELLQRFGIEEKSKTLVKEMSGGQKQRLFIILALIPNPEVVFLDELTTGLDARARRDVWQILKDLKKKGLTIVLTSHFMDEVEVLCDIICILKKGKVVFHGTVKEAIEASPYEKLEDAYLWYTDEEVV; encoded by the coding sequence ATGGATTATGCAATTAAGGTAGATAAACTATCAAAAAATTATCAAAGTTATGTAGCGGTAGATAACTTAAGTTTTGAAGTAAAAAAAGGAACTGTATTTGGGTTACTTGGAGCTAATGGAGCAGGGAAGAGTACAAGTATTGAATGTATACTTGGAACTAAAAAGATAGATAAGGGTGAAGTTTCAATACTAGGATTAAATCCAATATATAATCGTAAAGAGTTATTTGAAAGAGTTGGAGTTCAGTTTCAAGAAGCTAATTATCAAGAAAATATAAGAGTTGAAGAGCTTTGTGAAGTGACATCATCACTTTATAAAAATCCAGCTAATTATAAGGAGCTATTACAAAGGTTCGGAATTGAAGAAAAAAGTAAAACTTTAGTAAAGGAGATGTCAGGAGGACAAAAGCAAAGATTGTTTATTATACTTGCACTTATTCCTAATCCGGAAGTAGTATTTTTAGATGAGCTTACAACTGGACTTGATGCAAGAGCAAGAAGAGATGTATGGCAAATATTAAAAGACTTAAAGAAAAAAGGTTTAACAATTGTGTTAACTTCACATTTTATGGATGAGGTAGAAGTATTATGTGATATTATTTGTATTCTTAAAAAAGGAAAGGTAGTATTTCATGGAACAGTTAAAGAGGCTATTGAAGCAAGCCCTTATGAAAAATTAGAAGATGCATATCTTTGGTATACGGATGAGGAGGTAGTGTAA
- a CDS encoding MerR family transcriptional regulator has protein sequence MSTIEKTYKTSEVAKMIGIHPNTVRMYEDLELISKPSRKDNGYRVFTDLHIYQFKLARKVFEVEVLQNGLRKKAIAIVKMLAKQDFDGAIVLTNQYIKSIKKEIDNANEAVDIAGKLINGLNHEKDFNLKRKEVSELLGISMDTLRNWEMNGLVNIKRKQNGYRIYTYEDIQRLKVIRSLKCGNYSLSAILRMLNKLSENNEADINEILNSPDENEDIISVCDKLIISLNLAIQNAEEILEMLYEMKRKYSNPPL, from the coding sequence GTGAGTACTATAGAGAAAACTTATAAAACAAGTGAAGTAGCTAAAATGATAGGAATACATCCAAATACTGTACGTATGTATGAGGATTTAGAGTTAATATCAAAACCTAGTAGAAAAGATAATGGGTATCGTGTATTTACAGATTTGCATATATATCAGTTTAAGTTAGCACGTAAGGTTTTCGAAGTTGAAGTTCTACAAAATGGATTAAGAAAAAAGGCTATAGCTATTGTTAAGATGTTAGCTAAACAAGATTTTGATGGAGCTATTGTATTAACTAATCAGTATATTAAATCTATTAAAAAAGAGATTGATAATGCTAATGAGGCTGTAGATATTGCAGGAAAATTAATAAATGGATTAAATCATGAAAAAGACTTTAATTTAAAGCGTAAAGAAGTTTCAGAATTGCTTGGAATATCTATGGATACTCTTCGTAACTGGGAGATGAATGGATTGGTAAATATTAAGAGAAAGCAAAATGGATATAGGATTTACACTTATGAAGATATCCAACGCTTAAAGGTTATTCGTTCTCTTAAATGTGGTAATTATTCTCTTTCTGCTATACTTAGAATGCTTAATAAATTATCAGAGAATAATGAAGCTGATATTAATGAAATATTAAATTCACCTGATGAAAATGAAGATATTATTTCAGTATGTGACAAGCTTATAATTTCTTTGAATTTAGCTATCCAAAATGCTGAGGAAATATTAGAAATGTTATATGAAATGAAAAGAAAATATTCAAACCCTCCACTTTAA